The genomic segment ATTCTCATTCttccccccctttctctctttccccctctctctctccttcccttcctttcttcccctctctctcctcccccccccaataaataaaatgttaaaaatattttaggagcACACATGCCAAAACACACGTACAGAAAAAGTCTGTCATGTGTGGAATTCTTTCTTATGTACTCTGTGCACTAATAATACTTTATGGTTCCTGTATTATGACTGTCCTAGTGTGCATCTGTGTGGTGAGTCATGTGCCTGTATGCACATATACTGAGGCTTAAGCCCAGGGCCTCTTGAGCACATGCTCTGCCTTCTAAGATAGGAGACCTCAGGCCCTTTTTTCCACTCTTACACTCCTACCCTTCTGTCTTACTATGATTGATACTAAGATAGgtctataatttttttctagatttggGAGTGAATTTTTTACCTGTTTATTTTTCCAAGTGACCCAAGTATTTTATGTcctattttaaaaagattctcaATATAGTACTTGTCAGAAAATGCTTGATTCTTAAATTATACTGTCAATAACTGCAATTTTATGGTAACTAGATGCATTGTCTGTTTGTATCAAGATGTGTCTCCTGTATGTAGCCTTTGATATGTTCAAGATACCAGCTAAATATggttgagtgaatgaataaattggTATATCTGAGCTTATTACCTCACATTAATGTTTTCTGCATTTACCCATTTGGTCCTACAAATTCTGTGTGGATGTTATTTCTTTGTCATTAcagttttttcctttaattttctaattattttgacCAACATATGAAGAAATCATTTATgtcttcatatttattttgttgttaaagTTGTTTCTCAAAAATGTTCACAAGGTATGTTTTCAATAAGTAATTATTTTATCTGTTTAGACTAAGAAtttagtttcttattttcttaaatagttATCTGTTTATATGTTTTGTTCTAGAGTATCCCAAATgatgggatttttaaaatttaaataaattgatttttttctttctctcccttttcccctctttgttattttttatttaaattgttttagatttttgtatatagctcttttgcctgcaggtatgtatgtgtaccatacatGTATCTGGTGCCCAAAGTTCAGAacagggtatcagattccctagaaccgTAGTTatgagtggttgtgagccactgtgttggttctgggatccaaacctagcccttctgcaagagcaacaagtgctcttaacctctgggccatctctacAGCATCTGATGTGCACATGTGcgcatgtgtggatgtgtgtgtggatgcgtgtgtacatgtgtgcctcaGCACATTTGTGGAAGTCTGAGAACAACTGCAtgaaattggttctctccttccacccttgcctgggttccagggatcaagctTAGGTCTCTCGGCTTGCACACTAAACCTCTTTATTTATTGAATCTTTCTCCCTAGCCTCCAAGTATTGTTTTATAAGTTGGCTAATAGTGGACATCACTCACTCTTTGTTGTGCAACTGATATTTGCAGTTACTTATCCTCCTCAGGGGCTTTCATGATGCTCTAGTCCTGTGCCAGTTGTACCCAAATGGGTGTCTGTACAGCATAACTAATGTCAAATAGGTCTTTTTTTCTCCacttaaaaatgaaaccaaacaaacaaaaatgttgttTTTCACATTTCAACATGATGTAAGCTAGTGGTTTACTATTTGTGGataatgtttacttatttatttacttacttatttagagatagggtttctctatttaaccctgtctgtcctggaactcactatgtagaccagggtggcctcaaactcaccgcaatacacctgcctctgccttccaagttgccaggattaaaggtgtgtgccattacacgggcttttaattttttttaatacataatttttaaagtataatctTATGAATGATTTTAGGTGTCTCTTCTCTGACTTTTTTTGGTATCCTTTAAAGGAATTTGTTGTTGATTCATAGCATCATCATACAGGATTATTTATAACACATGTGAATGCCAAGACACTGTGAAAACTTTATGTGAATTATGTCATTtaattctcaagaaaaaaaaagcaacactaTTTTGTCAAcccatttcatagatgaggaGAAGGAGTTAGAACAATAAAGTATTTTGTTGGTTATACTGCTACATGACAGAAGTGAGTTTCTTACAAAATTAGAACAAAGCCCCAGGAATGTATGTATAGATATCTATAGACTAGAGACTCTTTGACTTGGGGTGGACTTACATCTCAATAAAAATCTTTGTTGGTTGATGATATCCTAAGTTGAAAATGTGTTTAATACACTTACTTTATATATACTTAGAACCCTTATATTACTTTATAATTGGCCAAGTCATTtaacaaaaaaaagtgataaatCATCATACATGCTGACATATACCTACATGTATTTATACACATGAGCTCTAGGAAGAGATACAAGTAAcaccactttaaaatatttagggAGTAATAATATAGTAGCATTGGAAAATTAGCCCTTTTTGAGCCCTCTTTGATTAGTAATGATACAAATATAATTTCCTTAGAGGAGAAGTATTATCTAATTACTTTAAGGCTAGATAATACCTCTTCCTAAGACATAGTCAATATAGTTGACATATGTTGTACTTGTAAATTTACCAAGTTTTTCCTCTGCATTTTGCAGACATGTCAGTCAGGATGATATAATCCATGGATGCTGCTAATGTTATACTCCATAATTATACTTTCTTGTTATTGTCCCCATAGGAACTCTAAGATGTTTGGCATCCACAATGTAAAGGTTAGTTCTGAAGATTCTGGTCTTGTGAAACTCAGTGTGTCTCTTGAAAAAACCAGAACAgggttgggatttagctcagtggtagagcacttgcctagcaagtgcaaggccctgggttcagttctcagctcgggcgggggcggggggggggggggagacaaaaaccaaaacaaagcaaaccacgAAGAGCAGGCACTCTCTAAGCAGTTAGCCTCTGTCAGGGACAGTGAAGATTATTTTGGAAGGGAGAACAACAGCATGCCCATTTGAAGAggtaatgcattttaaaaatcattttaagggGCTTTTCTTCATAATAAGATTACTTAATATAGTGAGACAAGTTTATAGAGGCAGAATAATATTCAAAAGCTACTGTAGAGACAATATAAGGAAggatttttattgaaatatacCTGTAATTTTCCGTAAGTGTAAgccttcttaaaaagaaaaaagaaagaaagaaagaaagaaaaggaaagttttaggacaggcatggtggtgcacttggaggcagaggcaggtggatctctaggattggaagccagcctggtctagcctacagaaggagttccaagctggccagtgctacatagtgagaccctgtctcaatagaacaacaatgaaaaaaggTATGGAGAGGAGTTCAGTTACTGTTGTTACTTtcctttctgaatggaaatgTTCTTAagtggctgaggagatggctcattggctAAGAATCCTTGCTTGTCAATGAAGCAAGACGATTGGAGTTggagtccccagcacccattaaAAAAACCAAGCATGGTTGCATGGGCCTGTAACCCCTAGCTAGCATTGCAGTTTGGGTGGGAATAGACAAATCCCTGAGAGCTCATTGGCCACCTAGCCTAGTCAAAATGGCAAGCTTTTGTTCagtgagaaaccatgtctcaagccagtaaagcaaagaacaatggaggaagagaaagataatGAATGTGTCCAGTCTCACATGCACACAACCCGTACATACAAACAGGGCAGGATGCAGTTGTAGTCTTCATCTAGGAAAGAAGattatctgaattttttttaattttttaggaaAAAGCATACCAAGTTACTTTTGTACTCTCTCCAAATTTAGAAATGCTTGAAGTTAGATACTTCTTTGTATTTCACCAAGTGAGTACCTTTTTTGTAGCTTACCCACTTTGGATGTGgtgtttacattttaatttagccTACATGTAGGCTTCTTTTGTTGATCCTCAGCTGTCAGGTTTGTTACTAATTCATAAAGTGAAGTACTTTCCTATTTTGTCCAAAATTCTCAATATTTTATTCTAGTTGGAGTCCAGTGCAGTGAATGTGGAGTATCAAATCTGTCCCCTGCCCAGCCTTGTTGTTAGTCCACTTTATTAGATAATTACCTAGTTGTGGCACCAAAGGAATCCCActcactccttccttccctccattccacAGGCTCCCTCAGAATGACCCAAGCTGTTAGACTCCATGGTTTGAACCACAAACTAATCTTACTTTAATTTTGGTAGATCAGATTATAATTTCTGattttataaaagataaatttcTCTTATGgtagtaaatatttaattttgattaatGGTCTATTAAATATGCATGAAAACTCTTTAACAAGTTCTTAAACTAAAACTTTttatccttttgtttttaatacttttcttaCATGCAAAACAAAGTTAAATTTTCCTTGTTAAAATGCAAAGCCAAGTGTCTCCTAGTCTTTTGAAGAGCATTTGTCCATTATATAATTTGTAAAGTAGCCAGGAGTTCCTCAGAAGCAGGACATCATTTAGATTTAAAACAATTCTGGCTTGTGTGTAAAAGAATGATGTGGTGTAACCATTTACAGAGTGGCAGCCTTGGTTTTACTTTAGTGGCGAAATCCTTGAGTGTCCCACATTTCATCCACCTTAAAGGCCTTATCAGAATTCCCTAGAGCAGAAATTGTTAGTTCATCTCGATTCTGCTAAATAGATTATTATGATAATGTCTAGACAGCCAAACGACACAGCTATGAGCATAGACCTTTTATTTTTTCCCAGACATTGACAGtgtaaacatacataaaatacatattaaagtTTAGATGCTTTTTATGTTTTGTGCAATAAGTTGAAGccttaaaaaggaaacatttcatttaaaaaaaagtcattagtTTTACTTAAGACAGTAAAATAGCAGCAAGTACCAAGACATTGTGCACTTCTTTTAATTAAGACAAGTTACTTCATTTACATCAAACTCAGAAATACAAGGCTGGCTTTCTTGAATACATAATATAGCTTGAATCACTGGTTAGATAGGGGCATATTTTCCAAACTATACATCAGAAAGGAAGGCTTTCCTTAGTTTGAGAAACTGCAGGCCCTCAACTAGCCAGCATGACCACAGCATTGAGCATAAAGAGAAGTGAAGCATTTACTTTCCAAGTACTAGCCACAGAAGGTAATTGGGTCTTTACATTTGCAGTGGTTTCTTCCCTCCGTAAGTTGAGGGTTGTGCTTTGTTGAGGCATTTCAGAGAAGTTATTTGGCATGCCACTAGTGATACTTAGGGTCATGGGTGTTGGGGATGACTTTGTTGCACTAGTGAGGCTTGTGTTTGACATCATTCCGTCTTGAAGGTGAATAGTTAGAGTTGCAGCTGCTGCTTCATGTGAATTGGTCATTTCTGTGGCTGTGTCTTCTGGATAGGGCACCAAAGCCTTATCAGTGCTAGTAAAAGTGGTATCTCTGCTTAGTGTGACACCAAATGTTGTTTCCTTTCCTCGATAGTGTTTGGGTATTTTGGTCACTTTGGGTTGAGTTACCATACTCAAAGAGTTAATGGTGTCCACAGTCTGCATCCCACTGATAGTAAATAAGCTTGTGGTAAATCCAGGAGGTGTGGGGTACATGCTCTGTTCCTTCAGAGAAGATACTTGGTCAGAACAAGGAGTCCCTATCACATGGGCTTTTGTTTCCAGTATCCACTTCAGTAAGTAAGTAATGTTTTGTTTATGGTCACATGACCACCTGTTATTATGAAGTGTTATCTCTTGCAGCTGCAAGAGTTGGTCAAAAGATTGATCTGGAATGAATGTGAATTTATTGTTGTGTAGGTAAAGATGTGTGAGATTTGTCAGGCTTATTAATGTCCCTGGAAGGATTTGTGTCAGTGAGTTATTAGACAGGTCCACAATATGTAGTTTGGAAGGCATGTTGGTTGGAACTGTCCAAAGTTTGTTACTGCTGAGGTTCAGAACCTCAAGACTTCTTAGGGTATTTTTAATAAGAACAACTTTTTCCAGCATATTCTTAGAAACATCCAGGTATTTAAGGTTCCACTGATAAGCAGTATCAGATTTGTCAAGAAGTTTAATATTGTTGTTAGCAGCAGACATGTTCCAGAGAGACCGAGGTAACTGAGCAGGCAGACTTTCAAGCCTGTTGTTTGAAATATCCAGGGTCCTCAGATTGGTATATTGGGTTAACTGGTTATGCAGATCAGTAAAGTGGTTATAAGACAAGTTTAAATATATAATGTTCTCTTGCAGTCCAGGTGGTAATGTAGTCAAGTTTCTGCCTGAACAGTCCACATGCCTGTGCCTCTCTGTGCATATACATTGGAGAGGACAAATGCATAAAATGCCAGGCGTGAGAAACAGAAGGATGAACAGGCAGGAAGACATTTTCAGTATCTGATATTCCATCAAAGCCTGAAAACAAACAGATACATCCTTCTTTTAATATGCAAATACACTTTCAGCATCTGCATGGGTCAGTTAGCATTCGCCAAAATTTTCAATAAACCTCCTTGTTGTTGAGTCCTTTTATAATTGTTCCAGTGATTAAACTAACAAAGCTGCCCTTCATTTATAGTCCAAATGCCTAATCCTTCAATTGGGGCTATGTggtagttgggggtggggggattgaGGGAGAGAgaccgagaaaaaaaaaagagacagaggcagagagagagagagagagagagagagagagagagagagagagagagagagagagaggctctcctgcattttcttccttatttttattctttaccaTATTTGTTCTGATTTATCTTCTCAAAGCCGTAATAGGAAGAATAGCATTGTCTATAAATGAGGAGCTTTATAGTCTTACTTAGGCTGTTACTATTTTTGATAATATGATttcttattcagaaaaaaaatggctgtCGTATCTGTTTTTCTTAAATCTCTGCAGTATTGTAAGACACAATATGTGTGTAGTTTGAGATGTTAAAACAGttatattaaaacaaatttttgaaattttatctttTCATAGATAACTACATCCTggtaaaacattttaatgaactCAGAAAAATCAAGACTGATAGCATACCTTTAAACCTCACGTTTTGTAAAGTGATTTTTCCCCAGTATATTTCAGTACCGATTCTAAAGGAAAACTGATACATGTATTTACAAGTGAATGGACATTAGAAAGAAAAGCTCAACTGTTACTGCAGCAGATTTTGGTGCATGCACTTGTTATTGAATATCTTCAATCCTAACAttggcttaaaaaacaaacaaacgaaagacAAGGGTAAAAATCCAAAGTCAGTCTTTTACCAATTTAAGTAGCTGCTTACCATCATGTCGTCTTCAACATCAGCATCTCGTTTTCTCCGGGAAACTTGAGGCTTAAAGGTCGTCTTGTTCTGGGGAGTCGGAAGGGTTTCTGTCTGTGGGCTGTGCTTGCCTGCTCAGCTGCATTGTGTTGCTGTGAGCTGAAGCTCTGCAACCACCTGATCAGCACCACATAGGAGGACTGCAGGGCTGTCATTGGTGCTGACTCAAATTTATTGCAAGAGGTGCATACGCAACAAAATGGACATTTCTTTTCATCACAGGCCTGAAAATACCTTACATAGCTGCAGTCTGCTACTGGGTGGGTGCTTCATGCAGATTAGGGCTGGCTTTTACTTCTTCCTATGTATTTCTCGGAGCTTGGCTTGCACATTTAACATTTCCTTGCTATAATTCTTGTTAAAGCCTCTacattctttttgtgtgtggaaaTGTTGAAAACGGACTTAACCTTCTTTGTGAATTGATTTCTAGGGTACTAATTGAACTGTTTTTAATCTGtgcatttttgttcttttcaaaaaTGGTTCAATTGTCATGTAACCTTTTTATATGTCATGATAAAATCTTGACTTTTATGTCTTCATCATGCTTATTATTATAATACTTAATTAGCTTTTCAAATTTATCAACCACTTACGTGTTTCATCTTACCTTTTAGGGAGCACAGGAATTCTTCCatatgattattttgtttttgccttcTTGATGTAAAGGATCATGTGACTAATGCTACCCACAAGCCAGCTACATGTCCCCACTCCTCATGCCCTCCTACCCTTTCTTTAGTGCTGGGGTCAAATCCAAGATAAGCTACATTTAAAATGAGGATGCTagactttaaacaaacaaacaaaacaaaacagggtctcactgtggattcctggttggcctggaactcacagagctctgcctgattctgcctctcagtgctaggattaaaggtgtgcatcaccacacctggcagatactagattatttttttcctccccaaTACCTGACTTAGTTATCTGTTCAAATGGTAAaatgataatatattttatatatttgagttagatggaggttttgttttgtttatttttcccatgAAAATTGCTTTGGATGGTATGGATAGAGTATTGCTTTCTCCAGAGGTATTGTTGGGACTGTACAAAAGACCattaatttgatttattttatgactAACAGTATCAAAGCTGGAGAGGcagcacagacctgtaatcccagcattcaggaggtggaggcaggaagacaggaattcaagaccagcctagaatagatgagaccctgtctcaaaatataaaataaaaccaatattttctaattatttatttactcagtgtttcatatttatattttatctttcccAGAAAGTTGATAGGTTTTTAAATATATGCAACAATGTTTGTAAAAGATAGAACCACAATCAAGAATTTTGTAAAATGAGATTAAATTTATGGTATCTTAGGTAGACAGATTATATaaataatcaattaaaatttaaatataatttacaaaatgaccattttactttagaaaagaaaacGAGAAAAATTGTGATATTTACTTTCAAATTGTCACCAATTTAAAACCAGCAGTTATTATCATGTTACATGAAAATGCGTAGGTACTAAGTAGTTTGTGTCCCCTCCCTAAATTCTGTGAACTGTTATTTGTATCTAGAAAGGAACTGATTGTATTGAAATCTATAGCTTATCCTCTTAGAGCTATCTTATAGATAAAACTCTAAAAAGGAGCCATCTTTTAGATAAAACGAGTGTTCCTAGAAAAGGATCTATGGTTCAAAAATCTGCACCATTAGAGGTTGGTATTGATTCAGTGTTTTATTGCCACTTTACTTTGAGTCTTCATTTGGCCTTTAGATTCTTTGTATGGATTTCAGAATCTACTCATCATCATGATCCTTAAAAGTCATGTTTGAAATACTGCATTCAGCAGCGTTTGAAGTGGAGACTGCTTTGCTTTTGACAGCATTCGTGTTGGCTCATGTACCCACCACTACACTTCCAGGAAAAGACTAGGATCAGTTTGCCAAACCCTAAAATCTCTCTTTGGAAGACACATTGTGCCATTATAAAAGTGGAATTACCTATTCTACTTACACTGACCAGTACTTTGATTTAAAAGAGAATGTCAGGTCATAAATTAGTTAATGGGTTCAAAATTAATTTAACCTTAAGTCTGTATTAATGACTTTGCTGGCACTGAGACAGAACACCTGACAGAAGcgactgaaggaaggaagaatttgtTCTGGTCACATCATCAGGGAAGACCTGGGGACTGGAGTGGCTCGGTCAGTGTCACGGCATCACGTCATATCCAGTGGCAGATAAGAAGCAGAATCCAGATCAGAAGCAGGAGAAGCAGAACCAAGCTATAACCCTCAAAGCCCACGCTTAGTGGCCTTGAGACCAGCGGCTGACCCCATGCTCCAAGGGTGTTATAACCTCTCTCCTCAGCACTGCCAACAGTAGTTCAAGTGTTCAAGCACATTAGGATTGGATTCTGCTGTGCAAACAATGatgtttttcatttcatatttactTCATATTAAAGATGACTGTGGCTTCTCAGAGAGAAAAGGGGTTGTCACTTCAGTGTTAATTAAATACAGCAATCTTACACTGTTAAAGATTCTCAGAAAATTAGATAGTAAATTactctatttgtttgttttttgagacatggtctcttttttatgtagctctgcctgtcctggaacccagtcctgtagaccaggctgaccacctgcttctgcctcccaagtgctgggattaaaggtgtgcaccaccatacctggcaagaagagtaattttttaaaaaacaagtattTGTTAAAACTTATCTTAGATGCTATACAGAAACTTTAGTTACACTTTAGATAAATTCACCAACACCACAAATTATATCTATTTAGGCAACTGATTTAGACTAAGAATTAAATTAGTTGACATATCTTTTGTGTCCAAGGATATATTGCTCCAGCATTGTGAAAGATCCAGCAAACCACCTGCCAGGTAGTAACCATCCCATTTTAGTCAACAGCTCcagttttcctttattctttaatTGGTAACATTGATTGTTCCCAGTAATTGTGAGCCAAAGTACTGTCATTGATGCAGGTTCTACataccatttctttttcttttttctttttttttatatttatttattttattattttatgtgtatgaatgttttacgcGCATGTATGTCTATTAATCACATGTGTGTGCCTTCTTGACTAAGATCAAGAAGaagacattagatcctctgggactggagtttcaaAAAGGTTGTGAGATGCTATCTGatcctgggaatcgaaccctggaagctaggtcccctggaagagcaacaatacaaatgtttggttttggttgttttattttttggtttcttgagacagagtttctttgtgtagtatggctgtcctagaacttgctctgtagaccaggctgtcctcgaactcatagatccaccagcctctgcctcccgagggctgggattaaagacatgtgccaccactgccccagcttgcaacaaatgtttttaaccactgatccGTCTCTCTACCCTTCGGCAACCCTTTCTTAAAATGCTTGAGACCAGAagttgtagtcagaagttttcctgtgtcctgcccggtcccaaggtcctgcagccacttataaaataatcactcagaggcttagtattatttataactgcttggccattagctcaggcttattactgactagctcttacacttaaattaacccataattcttatctatagttaaccatgtggcttggtacctttg from the Peromyscus eremicus chromosome 8a, PerEre_H2_v1, whole genome shotgun sequence genome contains:
- the Omg gene encoding oligodendrocyte-myelin glycoprotein, translating into MEYQILKMSSCLFILLFLTPGILCICPLQCICTERHRHVDCSGRNLTTLPPGLQENIIYLNLSYNHFTDLHNQLTQYTNLRTLDISNNRLESLPAQLPRSLWNMSAANNNIKLLDKSDTAYQWNLKYLDVSKNMLEKVVLIKNTLRSLEVLNLSSNKLWTVPTNMPSKLHIVDLSNNSLTQILPGTLISLTNLTHLYLHNNKFTFIPDQSFDQLLQLQEITLHNNRWSCDHKQNITYLLKWILETKAHVIGTPCSDQVSSLKEQSMYPTPPGFTTSLFTISGMQTVDTINSLSMVTQPKVTKIPKHYRGKETTFGVTLSRDTTFTSTDKALVPYPEDTATEMTNSHEAAAATLTIHLQDGMMSNTSLTSATKSSPTPMTLSITSGMPNNFSEMPQQSTTLNLRREETTANVKTQLPSVASTWKVNASLLFMLNAVVMLAS